One genomic segment of Dehalogenimonas alkenigignens includes these proteins:
- a CDS encoding glutamate-5-semialdehyde dehydrogenase codes for MDALSELKMKCRRARQASRRLSYAATPVKNAALEAMAAGLISHKDRILEANAIDQIEARNAGMNPAMLDRLILTEHRLEVIAADVRCVAALPDPVGEFFDMRTLPNGLVIGKKRVPLGVIAAIYESRPNVTVDITALCLKSGNAVVLRGGKETLNTNKALVEVIIAAIESVGIDSNAVQFLDTADRALVSHLLKMSDQIDLVIPRGGTGLINFVKENSTVPVVAGGAGVCHTYVDASAKIENAVAIVYNAKIQKPSACNALDTILVHKDIAEHFLPKAAAELNRMSVELHCDPRSMGVLSKSPGLKLVPAVEDDWGREYLSLTAAVKVVDSLDEAVDHIAAYGDGHSEAIITEDYSAASRFMNEVDAAAVYVNASTRFTDGAQFGLGAEVGISTQKMHARGPLGLREITSYKWLVYGSGHVRP; via the coding sequence ATGGACGCTCTCAGCGAATTGAAAATGAAATGCCGGCGCGCCAGGCAGGCCAGCCGAAGGTTGTCGTATGCCGCCACGCCGGTAAAAAACGCAGCGCTTGAGGCCATGGCCGCCGGGCTGATTTCCCATAAGGACCGGATACTGGAGGCCAACGCCATTGACCAGATCGAGGCCAGGAACGCCGGCATGAACCCGGCCATGCTTGACCGCCTCATCCTGACCGAACATCGTCTTGAAGTTATAGCCGCCGACGTCCGCTGCGTCGCCGCTCTGCCCGATCCGGTGGGCGAGTTTTTCGACATGCGCACTCTGCCCAATGGCCTCGTCATCGGCAAAAAGCGCGTGCCGCTCGGGGTCATCGCCGCTATCTACGAGTCCAGACCCAACGTCACGGTGGACATCACCGCCCTATGCCTCAAATCCGGCAATGCCGTCGTCCTGCGCGGCGGTAAGGAGACGCTAAATACCAATAAGGCGCTGGTCGAGGTCATCATCGCCGCCATAGAATCCGTAGGTATCGACAGTAACGCCGTCCAGTTCCTCGACACGGCGGACCGAGCCCTAGTATCGCATCTCCTGAAGATGAGCGACCAGATCGACCTGGTTATCCCTCGCGGCGGTACCGGCCTGATCAATTTCGTTAAAGAAAACTCAACCGTTCCAGTAGTCGCCGGCGGCGCCGGCGTCTGCCACACCTACGTTGACGCTTCAGCCAAGATCGAGAATGCCGTGGCTATTGTCTACAACGCCAAGATTCAAAAGCCTTCGGCTTGTAACGCCCTGGATACCATTCTAGTCCACAAGGATATTGCTGAACACTTCCTCCCCAAAGCTGCCGCCGAGTTAAACAGAATGAGCGTAGAGTTGCATTGCGACCCGCGCTCGATGGGAGTCCTATCGAAAAGTCCCGGGTTAAAGCTGGTGCCGGCCGTCGAGGATGACTGGGGCCGGGAGTACCTGTCCCTGACCGCCGCAGTCAAGGTGGTCGACTCGCTTGACGAAGCTGTTGACCATATTGCCGCTTACGGCGACGGCCACTCAGAGGCCATCATCACCGAGGATTACTCCGCCGCTTCGCGCTTCATGAATGAGGTGGACGCCGCGGCGGTCTATGTCAACGCCTCCACCCGCTTTACAGACGGCGCCCAGTTCGGCTTGGGGGCGGAGGTCGGCATCTCCACGCAGAAGATGCACGCCCGCGGCCCGCTGGGCCTCAGGGAGATCACCTCGTACAAATGGCTGGTCTACGGTTCGGGTCACGTCCGGCCTTAA
- a CDS encoding YkgJ family cysteine cluster protein → MSKRSGGFGVSQSASDDRLEQDLAAVQAMVADKRQKVGIKYDRFITRVAEVLRTNYPSAFPMPDDQLKELVAAVDVIGEESRGLMKKLGEYCAGCGWCCSRTSKIVVNQKDAERISRELRRKTEDLFSHEENEWTIKDACPCQWWNPRNGRCTIYNIRPETCRTWPLAINERGQKMLHPVPECAFAVLVLADKVLRHLRGIR, encoded by the coding sequence ATGTCAAAGCGCTCGGGAGGTTTCGGCGTGTCCCAATCAGCTTCAGACGACCGGTTGGAACAGGACTTAGCCGCAGTCCAGGCTATGGTGGCTGACAAACGGCAAAAGGTGGGCATTAAATACGACCGTTTTATCACCCGGGTGGCTGAGGTGTTGCGGACGAATTATCCTTCGGCCTTCCCGATGCCCGATGACCAGCTGAAGGAATTGGTGGCCGCGGTTGATGTCATCGGCGAAGAATCCCGCGGCCTGATGAAGAAGCTGGGTGAATACTGCGCTGGCTGCGGCTGGTGCTGCTCCAGGACCAGTAAGATCGTGGTCAACCAGAAAGATGCTGAGCGCATCAGTCGGGAACTGCGGCGTAAGACAGAAGACTTATTTTCCCATGAAGAGAATGAGTGGACGATCAAGGACGCCTGTCCCTGCCAGTGGTGGAACCCAAGAAACGGCCGATGCACCATCTACAACATCCGCCCGGAAACTTGCCGTACCTGGCCGCTGGCGATAAATGAGCGCGGCCAGAAAATGCTGCACCCTGTGCCGGAATGCGCGTTTGCCGTGCTGGTGCTGGCTGACAAGGTGCTCAGGCATCTGCGGGGGATCCGATAA
- a CDS encoding prephenate dehydratase codes for MIKISIQGARGSFHDIVARKKFPGDSEIIESETFKQVFEDVHKGLTDYGVVAIENSLYGSFLENYDFLFKYDTRIVGEEYMRLVLNLIALPGTKMENITEVYTHPLAMSQAEEFLDKHPKMRRIEAEDTAAAVRLIKGQDLHTAAAIGSTLASEIYGMKILARDIETEKKNYTRFLIIARPDTPYDLDADKTSLVVHAKNIPGALFHVLKCFNDENINLSKIESRPIVTSRAWDYNFYLDFEKGLNSPATQRALKELEKVADRIRVLGSYKRDDKVDEQ; via the coding sequence ATGATTAAAATCTCGATTCAGGGCGCCCGGGGTTCATTTCACGATATCGTTGCCCGCAAGAAATTTCCTGGAGACTCCGAGATAATCGAGAGCGAAACTTTCAAACAGGTCTTCGAAGACGTCCATAAAGGCCTGACTGACTACGGCGTTGTAGCCATTGAGAACTCGCTCTACGGCTCGTTTCTGGAAAACTACGATTTCCTTTTTAAATACGATACGCGTATTGTCGGTGAAGAATATATGCGCCTGGTGCTTAACCTGATCGCCCTTCCGGGAACAAAGATGGAGAATATCACCGAGGTTTACACCCACCCGCTGGCCATGAGTCAGGCGGAGGAATTTCTGGACAAACATCCCAAAATGCGCCGGATTGAAGCCGAAGATACCGCCGCCGCTGTACGCCTTATTAAAGGTCAAGACCTGCATACCGCGGCGGCCATCGGGTCCACGCTGGCTTCCGAGATCTACGGCATGAAGATACTTGCGCGAGATATCGAGACCGAAAAAAAGAACTATACGCGTTTTTTGATCATCGCCAGGCCTGACACGCCTTACGACCTGGATGCCGATAAAACTTCGCTGGTGGTTCACGCTAAAAACATTCCAGGCGCCCTCTTCCATGTCCTGAAGTGTTTCAACGACGAGAACATTAACCTGTCCAAGATCGAGAGCCGTCCAATCGTGACCAGCCGCGCCTGGGACTATAACTTCTATCTGGATTTTGAGAAAGGGCTAAACTCACCGGCGACGCAGCGGGCTCTCAAGGAATTGGAAAAGGTAGCCGACCGGATAAGGGTTCTGGGCAGCTACAAGCGCGACGACAAAGTTGACGAGCAATAA